Proteins encoded within one genomic window of Burkholderiaceae bacterium:
- a CDS encoding Nucleoside diphosphate kinase, whose product MAIERTLSIIKPDAIAKNVIGQIYARFEAAGLKVVAARMAHLSRAEAEAFYAVHKERPFYKDLVEFMVSGPVMVQVLEGKNAIAKNRDLMGATDPKKADPGTIRADFADSIDANAVHGSDGADTARQEIAFFFAEMNIHSR is encoded by the coding sequence ATGGCTATCGAGCGCACGCTTTCGATCATCAAACCCGACGCCATCGCGAAGAACGTGATCGGCCAGATTTACGCCCGCTTCGAGGCCGCCGGCCTGAAAGTGGTGGCGGCACGCATGGCCCATCTGTCGCGCGCCGAGGCCGAAGCGTTCTACGCGGTGCACAAGGAGCGTCCGTTCTACAAGGATCTGGTGGAATTCATGGTTTCCGGGCCGGTGATGGTGCAGGTTCTCGAAGGCAAGAACGCGATTGCGAAGAACCGTGACCTGATGGGCGCGACCGATCCGAAGAAGGCGGACCCCGGCACCATTCGCGCCGACTTTGCCGACAGCATCGACGCGAATGCGGTGCACGGCTCGGACGGTGCCGATACCGCGCGACAGGAGATTGCGTTCTTCTTCGCCGAGATGAACATCCATTCGCGCTGA
- a CDS encoding 23S rRNA (adenine(2503)-C(2))-methyltransferase encodes MTANLLDFDLEGMAAFCERHGEKRFRATQLFRWIHQKGASDFDAMSDLALSLRGKLGGIARIEGLPVASQQVSQDGTIKWLFDVGGGNAVEAVFIPEADRGTLCVSSQAGCAVGCRFCATGHQGFSRNLTGGEIVAQLWFAEHFLRRHLGQDERVVSNVVMMGMGEPLQNYAALVPALRTMLHDHGYGLSRRRVTVSTSGVVPMIDRLATDCPVALAVSLHAPTDALRDRLVPLNRKYPLAELLAACRRYLAHAPRDFITFEYCMLADVNDSTAQAEQLVTLLRGHGPDGWCKLNLIPFNPFPGSGLTCSAPHRVAAFAEILSAAGIVTTVRKTRGDDIAAACGQLAGDVQDRTHVQGRIARQRAVPLIPVAMASAKED; translated from the coding sequence ATGACGGCGAACCTGCTCGACTTCGATCTGGAGGGCATGGCCGCGTTCTGCGAGCGGCACGGTGAAAAGCGCTTTCGCGCGACCCAACTGTTTCGCTGGATCCATCAGAAGGGCGCCTCCGATTTCGACGCGATGAGCGATCTGGCGCTGTCCTTGCGCGGCAAGCTCGGCGGCATCGCGCGCATCGAGGGGCTGCCGGTGGCTTCGCAGCAGGTGTCGCAAGATGGCACGATCAAATGGCTGTTCGATGTCGGCGGCGGCAACGCGGTCGAGGCGGTCTTCATCCCCGAGGCCGATCGGGGCACGTTGTGCGTGTCGTCGCAGGCGGGATGCGCGGTCGGCTGTCGCTTCTGCGCGACCGGGCACCAGGGGTTCAGCCGCAACCTGACCGGCGGCGAGATCGTCGCGCAGCTGTGGTTCGCCGAGCATTTCCTGCGCCGGCATCTGGGGCAGGACGAGCGCGTCGTCTCGAACGTGGTGATGATGGGCATGGGCGAGCCGCTGCAGAACTACGCGGCTTTGGTGCCGGCGCTGCGCACCATGCTCCATGATCATGGCTACGGCCTGTCGCGGCGGCGCGTGACGGTGTCGACCTCGGGCGTGGTGCCGATGATCGACCGTCTCGCCACCGACTGCCCGGTCGCGCTCGCGGTCTCGCTGCACGCGCCGACCGATGCGTTGCGTGACCGGCTGGTGCCGCTGAATCGCAAGTACCCGCTGGCCGAACTGCTGGCCGCGTGCCGACGCTACCTGGCCCATGCGCCGCGCGACTTCATCACCTTCGAGTACTGCATGCTGGCCGACGTGAACGACAGCACCGCGCAGGCCGAACAACTGGTGACGCTGCTGCGCGGGCACGGGCCGGACGGCTGGTGCAAGCTCAACCTGATTCCGTTCAACCCGTTTCCCGGGTCCGGCCTGACCTGTTCGGCGCCGCACCGGGTGGCCGCGTTTGCCGAGATCTTGAGCGCGGCGGGCATCGTCACCACGGTGCGCAAGACGCGCGGCGACGACATTGCCGCCGCCTGCGGACAGCTGGCGGGCGACGTGCAGGACCGCACCCATGTGCAAGGGCGCATTGCGCGTCAGCGCGCCGTGCCGTTGATACCGGTCGCAATGGCTTCGGCCAAGGAGGACTAG
- a CDS encoding Type IV pilus biogenesis protein PilF, whose translation MNWALAGNRSVVQRLLQLGFAAAVLAALAGCAAHSGSELPSAGTDITTESDLTPARKLAQIRLDLAVDYYKRGQTKVALDEVKRALVADPNFAEAYNMRGLIYMRLEDYPLADDSFRRALALKPRDGAILHNYGWMLCQQKHFARADEQFQKALAIPSYGDRAKTLKAQGVCQLQAGEKKQAEATLARAYEFDAGDPVVGYNLAELMFERNDLKRAQFYIGRINNTELANAQSLWLGIRIDRRLGDRTAMARLGDQLQQKFPDSPEATAYQQGRFDE comes from the coding sequence ATGAATTGGGCCTTGGCTGGCAACAGGAGCGTCGTGCAACGGCTGCTGCAGCTCGGGTTTGCGGCCGCGGTGCTGGCCGCCCTGGCGGGTTGCGCAGCGCATTCGGGCTCCGAGCTGCCGTCCGCGGGAACCGACATCACCACGGAGTCGGATCTGACGCCGGCGCGCAAGCTCGCGCAGATCCGGCTCGATCTCGCGGTTGACTACTACAAGCGCGGCCAGACCAAGGTCGCGCTGGACGAGGTCAAGCGCGCGCTGGTCGCCGACCCGAATTTCGCCGAGGCGTACAACATGCGCGGGCTGATCTACATGCGGCTGGAAGACTATCCGCTGGCCGACGACAGCTTTCGCCGCGCGCTCGCGCTCAAGCCGCGCGATGGCGCGATCCTGCACAACTACGGCTGGATGTTGTGCCAGCAGAAGCACTTCGCGCGCGCCGACGAGCAGTTTCAGAAGGCGCTCGCGATCCCGAGTTACGGCGATCGGGCGAAAACGCTCAAGGCGCAGGGGGTGTGTCAACTGCAGGCCGGCGAAAAGAAGCAAGCCGAAGCGACGCTGGCGCGTGCGTACGAATTCGACGCGGGCGATCCGGTCGTTGGCTACAACCTTGCCGAGTTGATGTTCGAGCGCAACGATCTCAAACGCGCGCAGTTCTACATCGGCCGCATCAACAACACCGAACTGGCGAATGCGCAGTCGCTGTGGCTCGGCATCAGGATCGATCGCCGGCTCGGGGACCGGACCGCGATGGCGCGGCTGGGCGACCAACTGCAGCAGAAATTCCCGGACTCGCCGGAAGCGACCGCCTACCAGCAGGGC